The proteins below are encoded in one region of Nitrosomonas ureae:
- a CDS encoding DNA methyltransferase, protein MKNLSKTDKTRDNSKVGSGFGKNISNWLYREKAYPANVLHLATECNNKNHSAAFPEELPEWFIKLFTKENDRVLDPFMGSGTTLIVANRMKRSSTGIDIVPEYCEMVKKQLNPVELYLFEPNAVYETTKPKRRITLR, encoded by the coding sequence CTGAAAAATCTTTCCAAAACCGATAAAACTCGTGATAACTCTAAAGTTGGGAGCGGATTCGGTAAGAATATCTCAAACTGGCTTTATAGGGAGAAGGCATATCCCGCAAATGTTTTACATTTAGCCACAGAATGTAACAACAAAAATCATAGCGCAGCCTTTCCTGAAGAACTGCCTGAGTGGTTTATCAAACTATTTACAAAAGAAAATGATAGAGTACTTGATCCGTTTATGGGTTCTGGAACCACATTAATTGTTGCAAACCGGATGAAACGAAGCTCAACAGGCATCGACATTGTTCCTGAGTACTGTGAAATGGTAAAAAAACAATTAAACCCTGTTGAACTCTATTTATTCGAACCTAATGCGGTTTATGAAACAACTAAACCTAAGAGACGTATCACTTTACGTTGA
- a CDS encoding FKBP-type peptidyl-prolyl cis-trans isomerase, with amino-acid sequence MRNIKILINLSFMLFALLMLSHAAFAYKEHATANGSELQKIDNKVGTGEEAEIGKTVNVHYTGWLYDEDAPDKKGPKFDSSFDRKEHFSFMLGAGRVIKGWDHGVQGMRVGGHRTLIIPPSMAYGARGAGNIIPPNATLIFDVELIGLKKDAHY; translated from the coding sequence ATGCGCAATATCAAAATACTAATTAATTTAAGCTTCATGTTGTTTGCGTTGTTAATGCTATCCCACGCTGCGTTTGCTTACAAAGAGCATGCAACCGCAAATGGTTCCGAATTGCAAAAAATTGATAACAAAGTCGGTACAGGAGAAGAAGCGGAAATTGGAAAAACGGTCAACGTGCATTATACCGGATGGCTCTATGATGAGGATGCGCCTGACAAAAAAGGCCCCAAATTTGACAGCTCCTTTGATCGCAAAGAACATTTTTCATTCATGTTGGGAGCCGGTCGCGTCATTAAAGGATGGGATCACGGTGTTCAAGGGATGAGAGTAGGAGGACACCGCACTTTAATTATTCCGCCATCCATGGCGTATGGGGCGCGTGGTGCCGGAAATATCATTCCACCGAATGCTACTTTGATTTTTGACGTAGAATTGATTGGTCTGAAAAAAGATGCACACTATTAA
- a CDS encoding DNA-deoxyinosine glycosylase codes for MPIIHSFAPIAGRRAKILILGSMPGEASLTANQYYAHPRNTFWPIIAPLLQIQANSRYEEKIIALKSSPIALWDVLKSCNRAGSLDSMIETDTQIVNNFPAFFALHPHITHVFFNGGKAEACFRRNVIPDIKLGSITLLRLPSTSPANARLSSDEKCKTWHQLIKSALKAH; via the coding sequence ATGCCAATCATCCACAGCTTCGCCCCCATTGCAGGCAGGCGTGCAAAAATTCTGATTCTCGGCAGCATGCCTGGTGAAGCTTCACTTACGGCGAATCAATATTACGCGCATCCACGCAATACCTTTTGGCCAATCATCGCCCCTTTGCTGCAAATCCAAGCAAATTCGCGCTATGAAGAGAAGATAATCGCTCTGAAATCATCGCCCATCGCGCTGTGGGATGTACTTAAATCCTGCAACCGCGCTGGAAGCCTGGATTCAATGATTGAAACTGACACGCAGATCGTCAACAATTTTCCAGCCTTTTTTGCATTGCACCCGCACATTACCCACGTATTTTTTAATGGTGGAAAAGCAGAAGCCTGCTTTAGACGTAACGTGATTCCGGACATCAAGCTAGGATCGATAACTCTGTTAAGACTACCCTCCACAAGCCCTGCTAACGCAAGATTATCATCCGATGAGAAATGTAAAACATGGCATCAACTGATTAAGTCAGCATTAAAAGCACACTGA
- a CDS encoding DNA methyltransferase gives MEITADIYHGDSAEQLKLLPNDSIDLIITSPPYADQRKNTYGGIHHDKYVEWFLPISAQLLRVLKPTGTFVLNIKEKVIKGERSTYVIELILEMRKQGWL, from the coding sequence ATGGAGATAACCGCTGATATCTATCATGGCGACAGTGCAGAACAATTAAAGCTGCTTCCCAATGATTCTATTGATCTTATCATTACGTCACCACCTTACGCAGACCAGCGAAAAAACACGTATGGCGGTATTCACCATGATAAATATGTAGAATGGTTTTTACCAATTTCAGCGCAGCTTTTGAGGGTTTTAAAACCTACAGGAACTTTTGTGTTAAATATTAAGGAAAAGGTGATCAAAGGTGAGCGCAGCACTTATGTCATCGAGCTCATCCTAGAAATGCGCAAACAAGGATGGTTATAG
- a CDS encoding YbaN family protein has translation MHASEQQKTNQNERKVADKQTADLLCLHDSPIVRILYLSAGFLALLLGALGAVLPVLPTTPFVLLAAACFARGSERFHRKLLENRIAGPIIREWNIYHSIPHRVKRWVYFLMSLSFGSSILIVPELWQKIMLIGIGSVLAFYIWRIPVREV, from the coding sequence ATGCATGCATCGGAGCAGCAGAAAACAAACCAGAATGAACGGAAGGTTGCGGATAAGCAAACGGCGGATTTGTTATGCCTGCATGATTCGCCGATTGTACGTATTCTGTATTTGAGTGCCGGTTTTCTGGCATTGCTGCTTGGCGCATTAGGAGCAGTCTTGCCGGTGCTGCCTACCACACCATTTGTGCTTCTGGCAGCTGCTTGTTTTGCTCGTGGTTCAGAGCGCTTTCATCGTAAATTGCTGGAAAATAGAATAGCGGGTCCGATAATTCGCGAATGGAATATTTATCATAGTATCCCGCATCGCGTCAAACGCTGGGTATATTTTCTGATGTCATTATCATTCGGTAGTTCCATTTTAATCGTACCTGAACTGTGGCAAAAGATCATGTTAATTGGGATCGGAAGCGTATTGGCTTTTTATATCTGGCGTATCCCTGTAAGGGAAGTCTGA
- a CDS encoding VanZ family protein: MSLFKIQCWLFILLAGTTITSHTWIPPYEQNGSELLTSHWQYKVLGNSQVDLTSTGFTLFSNNATTITSIYQNIPEVTPGTILLLSADVKCNDVIAGEKPWNQARLLLLQADEKKERWDLATVIVSLTGTHDWKNYQGIFTVSPETQSIRIIAQLSQATGSLQVNNIKLYPVRETRMFTMTRNITLSAWGIFFLLLTGSWLFNNKHSIFMRLLLVCTFISIIAGTTFPGDTKNQVSDEVKTHFHTQSESPKATILWDLSKIWHFCSFLLLGLIIALMMTQEPLSRVIFIVFSLGAGTELAQLYIEGRTPLVTDFFIDAIGGIIGIILINIFYIKHNSDKPSY; encoded by the coding sequence ATGTCGCTGTTTAAAATACAGTGCTGGCTTTTTATTTTATTGGCCGGCACCACCATCACATCCCATACTTGGATCCCCCCATATGAACAAAATGGATCTGAGCTTTTAACCAGCCATTGGCAATACAAAGTTCTCGGGAATAGCCAGGTTGATCTTACCAGTACCGGGTTCACTCTTTTTTCCAATAATGCAACAACCATAACCAGCATTTATCAGAACATCCCGGAGGTTACGCCGGGTACGATTTTATTGCTATCCGCCGATGTCAAATGCAATGATGTCATAGCTGGCGAGAAACCCTGGAATCAGGCCAGACTCCTACTGTTACAGGCTGACGAAAAGAAGGAGCGTTGGGACCTAGCCACCGTGATCGTATCGCTGACAGGAACCCATGATTGGAAAAACTATCAAGGCATTTTTACTGTTTCACCTGAAACCCAAAGCATCCGAATAATCGCACAATTAAGTCAAGCTACCGGCTCACTCCAGGTAAACAATATCAAACTTTATCCCGTCCGCGAAACCCGGATGTTTACGATGACCAGAAACATCACGCTATCGGCATGGGGCATTTTCTTTCTGCTGCTGACGGGCTCATGGCTTTTTAACAACAAACACAGTATTTTTATGCGCTTATTACTGGTTTGCACCTTCATTTCCATAATCGCTGGAACAACCTTTCCGGGAGATACCAAGAATCAGGTATCCGATGAAGTAAAAACACACTTTCATACGCAGAGTGAATCTCCTAAAGCCACTATCCTATGGGATTTATCCAAGATTTGGCATTTCTGTTCCTTTCTTTTGCTGGGCTTGATTATCGCTTTGATGATGACGCAAGAACCCTTAAGCCGGGTGATATTCATCGTTTTTTCTCTAGGTGCCGGCACTGAGCTTGCACAACTCTATATCGAAGGCCGCACTCCTCTTGTAACAGATTTTTTTATTGATGCAATAGGCGGTATTATTGGTATTATCCTGATTAATATTTTTTATATAAAACATAATTCCGATAAACCCTCCTATTGA
- a CDS encoding DUF4139 domain-containing protein → MSILNRISSQALLTISCALLLCDSMANAGTGEQMTTLADQKSVAVTIYNNDLALVKDLRQVNLVSSDFNLAWRDVSAQIRPETALLRSVNYPGGITVAEQNFNFDLLTPQSLLNKYIGQAVTIIKIHPATGAESREHAVVLAASDGVVLKMADRIETGIPGRIIFESVPNNLRDRPTLVIKGNRSDPATQELELSYLTSGLSWKADYVAELNDADDRMDLSGWVTLTNSSGTHYSQAKLQLVAGDINRVQQELVAPMAMRGKTAFDAAELSMNQESLMEYHLYHLNRPTTLAENQTKQVALLNAVSVPVRKELVLAGNDYYYASRHGDLGQKLKVSVFVQFDNRESVRLGMPLPKGTMRVYKRDKMSNAQFVGEDWIDHTPINETVRLKLGQSFDVTAARKQTDFKQLSAGNNTINRFESAYEITLKNAKKEAVTVLVQEPIPGDWKIIEESQSHSKPASNMAVWKVEVPAEGSVMLNYRIQVRY, encoded by the coding sequence ATGAGTATCTTAAATCGCATCTCAAGCCAAGCTTTGTTGACGATCAGTTGCGCACTGCTTCTTTGTGATTCGATGGCAAATGCGGGAACCGGAGAGCAAATGACTACTCTCGCGGACCAGAAATCAGTGGCGGTTACTATTTACAACAATGACTTGGCTCTAGTTAAAGATTTGCGCCAGGTTAATCTTGTCAGCAGTGATTTTAATCTGGCATGGCGCGATGTCAGTGCGCAAATACGACCGGAAACTGCATTGCTGCGTAGCGTCAATTATCCGGGTGGCATTACGGTAGCCGAGCAAAATTTCAATTTTGATTTGCTGACACCACAAAGCCTGCTCAACAAATATATTGGGCAAGCGGTAACTATCATTAAAATCCATCCGGCAACCGGCGCAGAAAGCAGGGAACATGCAGTGGTATTGGCTGCCAGCGATGGGGTCGTGTTAAAGATGGCCGATCGTATTGAGACAGGTATTCCCGGTCGGATAATTTTTGAGAGTGTGCCAAACAACTTGCGTGACCGCCCTACACTGGTGATTAAAGGAAACCGTAGCGATCCCGCAACACAGGAATTGGAACTCAGTTACTTGACAAGCGGCTTGTCCTGGAAAGCGGATTATGTTGCGGAACTGAATGACGCCGATGATCGAATGGATTTATCCGGTTGGGTTACGTTGACCAATTCCAGCGGAACCCATTATTCCCAGGCAAAACTACAATTGGTGGCTGGCGATATTAACCGAGTACAGCAGGAACTTGTCGCTCCCATGGCAATGCGAGGCAAGACCGCATTCGATGCTGCGGAATTGTCAATGAATCAGGAGTCTTTGATGGAATACCACTTATACCATCTGAATAGGCCAACGACTCTTGCTGAAAATCAAACCAAACAAGTTGCATTGCTCAATGCTGTCAGCGTACCTGTGCGCAAGGAACTTGTTCTGGCCGGTAACGATTACTATTATGCTTCACGCCATGGCGATCTCGGGCAAAAGCTTAAGGTAAGCGTATTTGTGCAATTTGACAATAGAGAATCGGTACGATTAGGTATGCCTTTGCCCAAGGGCACAATGCGTGTGTATAAGCGCGATAAAATGAGCAATGCGCAATTCGTGGGTGAGGACTGGATTGATCACACGCCGATCAATGAGACTGTGCGGCTGAAACTGGGTCAATCGTTTGATGTGACGGCAGCGAGGAAACAGACTGATTTCAAACAGTTAAGTGCTGGTAATAATACTATTAATCGCTTTGAAAGTGCTTATGAAATCACACTCAAGAATGCAAAAAAGGAAGCGGTTACAGTGCTTGTTCAAGAACCTATTCCAGGGGATTGGAAAATCATTGAAGAAAGTCAGTCGCATAGCAAGCCTGCGAGTAACATGGCCGTGTGGAAAGTAGAAGTGCCTGCGGAAGGGTCGGTGATGCTTAATTATCGAATTCAGGTCAGATATTGA